The sequence CTCCACGGCCCGCTCCTACCCCCCTGCCGCCCCCGGCACCTCCTCCGCCGCCTCCGGCACCCTGTCCCCTTCCACGTGCATTCATTTTTATCTCCTTTTATATTTTCGGTTTACTATTCGCCGCATCCGTCGTCATGGTCGTGAGCGCAGGGAACGGTCCCCTTGACCCTTCCGGCAAGGTATGCCTTCAGGATATCCTCGATCTTTCCGGCATAACCGGTTACCACCTCTATGCCCATTCCGTTAAAAAGCTCGATTGCCCTGGGCCCCATCCCTCCGGCGATCATCACATCGGCCCCGAGCGACTGGATGAATTCCGGCATTATCCCCGGCTGGTGGTTGTTGAAGTGGGGATTTTCGACCACCTCGACATCGCCCGCCGACAATTCCACGGCGTCATTGAAATCCGCGACAACATAATATGGGCATCTCCCGAAATGGGCCGAGAGCCTCCCATCAAGCCCCAGATTGTCCTCCGAAGCCATCACTATTTTTTTCATGAGTTTTTATTCTCCTGTTACTTTCAAGTTTTTGCTTTTTTTCGCACCTTTCCGACATCGAGCCTTTTCATGAGAGAATCCATTATATCAGAAAAGGCCGAAAACGTCTCCGAATCCCTCAAATATCTGACAAATGGCCTCCCCGAATCGCCGCTCTCCATAATCTCCGTATCGACAGGTATCCTTCCGAGAAACGGGACGCCCATCTCTTTGGCCGCCTTCTCGCCGCCCCCAACCTTGAAGAGGTTTATCTCCTTTCCGCAGTGGGGGCATTTGAATCCGCTCATATTCTCGACTATACCCAGTACGGGAACATTAAGCCTCTTGGAGAAGTTGACCGATTTCCTGCTGTCCAGAAGCGCCACATCCTGGGGGGTGGTGACAACGATCGAGCCTTCCGACGATCCGATCAGCTGCGCCACCGAGAGGGGCTCGTCGCCCGTTCCGGGGGGTAGGTCGACTATCAGGAAATCGAGGTCTCCCCAGTTTACTTCCCCAAGAAACTGTTTGATGACACCGTGCTTCATTGCCCCCCGCCATATCACGGGGGTATCCCGATCCTCCAGAAGATACCCCACGGAGATGACGGAAAGGCCCTCCATGACCCTTACAGGGATAATCCCCTCTTCGGAGCCGCGGAGCCTCTCGTCCTCCAGTCCCAGCATCTTCGGGATGTTCGGGCCGTGTATGTCCGCATCCAGAAGGCCGACTTCAAAGCCCTCCATCGCGAGAAAGACCGCGAGGTTCGCGGCGACGGTGGATTTTCCCACGCCCCCCTTTCCGCTCATCACCATGATCTTTTTGCCGATGCGGCCGAGCCTCATTTTTAAGAGATCCTCAGCATGTCTCTCCTTATCTTTCTCGGTGCAGCTCTCGCTTGCGTTACATGTGCTGCATGTCGAATCTTTATCGCACTCTTTATTGCTCATATATTTACCAATTTCATCAATGTCACCAATGTCTCACCAACGTCACCAATCTTTCACCAATACCCCGCCAATTCCCCGGCAATTACATATCTTTGCCCGATCTCCTTTGAAAAGCCGGATGTCCGCCCCGTCCCGCCTTTTTGTCGAAAAAAAGGAGTCGAGAAAAGGAAAACTGAGCGAGGGAGGCAAAGATCGTACTCCTCCCTCGCCCCCCCCCCCAACGCCCCCTCACACATCCTCATGCCCCCCCACTCAAAACAGCCTTATTTTTTCTCCTCAGCGGAAAGCTCAGAGAGCCTCTTCTCCATAGTCTCCATTTCCATCCTGATCCCCTTGAGCTGACCTTCTATGAAGGCCCTTTCCTGTTCGGGATTCTGCGAGTATGGCGTGCCGTATCCCGTCCCGTATCCCGTGCCATATCCATATACCGGGGGCGCGTACCAGCGCCCTCCGCCTCCCCTTCCCCAGGCCATGCCGCGGCCCATCCCGCGGCCCCGGCCTCCGCCAAATCCCATACCCCTCCCCATGCCGAATCCTCCAGCTCCCGGATTGGCATAACCCGGCGCATCGTATCCGGCACAGAAACCCATTCCCCTTCCGGTCATCGGCCCCATCCCCTGGGGACCTGTTCTGTCTCCCCTCGGCATGATAAACACCTCCTTTATATGCTGTTTAACATATCTATCAACTCTCTACCATCATTAAATCAATTAATCTGCTACCCCTCCCCCACTATTTCTCACTCCCTGCCCTTTGCCGGTCCCTCATTCATTTCTTCATCTTCCCCCACGAAACCTCCTCCTACAAGACCCGAACCTATCCACAGGAATCGCCATGCTGCTCAAAGTCCCGTCTATATATGCCCTGATCGCCTCCCTCGCATTCCCCGCTATCCACGAAACGAGATCGATGCCGCTCTCGAGGAGCAGACTGCTGCACGTGCAATCGACTCCGCAGCATATCACGACCTTTATCCCCTCGTCCTTGAACCAGTGGGCGATATTCAATGGATGCACCCCGACAATCCTGACCTCTTCTTCATCTACGACTTTTCCGTCCTCGACTGTGGCAAAGAGCATCTTTTCTGCCGTATCGAGCCTGGGCGCCACCCTCCACTCGAATATTGGAACCGCGATCTTGTAGCATTTCTTATCCTTCATGTATATTTTATATTGCAAATTGAATGCCACAAGCCCTCCGTAATCTATATTATATAAAGCTTAATGATTTCGAGGCATTATGAAAGGGTAGGACGAGCGCAAAAGGATTAATAGGTAAAATGGTTTCAAAATTGAAACTCCATGACAGGGAAATCATTACATACATGTAACTCCATTGGTCAGGAAGCAATTAAAAAACCGTCCGGTCATTCTTCACAATAATATTTCACTTGGCTCAAACGGTTAAAAGGCCAGGGACAAAACACCTCTCTAAATGAGGCCGTACTCCTTCATCTTCCTCCACAGGGTTACCTTGGTCATCTTCAAGGCCCTGGCGGTCTTGACCCGGCTTCCGTCGTAACGGGAGAGGCACTCGGCTATCATCTGTCTCTCCTTGTTTTTCAAGCCCTCCTTCAACGACGAAGAGCCGCCGTCGGCGACGACCGCCTTGCCCGCCAACTCTCCGGGGAGGTTCTCCCTGGTGATAACGCCGTCCCTGCAGAGGATCACGGTGTGCTCGATGATATTCTCGAGCTCCCTCACGTTTCCCGGAAAATCGTACCTCATCAGGAAATCCAACACATCATCCGAGATCTCCTTGATATCCTTTCCCATCCTGATGGACATCTTGTCGATGAATTGTTCCACAAGGAGCGGAATATCCTCCCTTCGCTCCTTCAGCTCCGGCAGGGCTATCCTGACTATGTTCAGCCTGTAGTAGAGATCCTCCCTGAAGTTGCCGGATTGCACCTCCTCGGTCAGGTTCCTGTTCGTGGACGCAATAATCCTCACATCGGCGTTTACGCTCTTGACCGATCCGAGGGGCTCATACTCCCTCTCCTGGAGGACTCGAAGCAGTTTGACCTGAAGGGTCTTCGGCAGGTCCCCGATCTCGTCGAGGAGCAGCGTCCCGCCTTTTGCCATGGCAAAGCGCCCCGGCTTGTCCTTAACCGCATTGGTGAAGGCCCCCTTTACGTATCCGAAGAGCTCCGACTCCAGGAGGTTCTCCGGGAGGGCGGACGAGTTGACGGCGACAAACGGCCCCGACTTCCTGTGGGAGAGGTTATGAATCGCCCTGGCGAAGAGCTCCTTTCCCGTACCGCTCTTCCCCTCGATCAAGACCGTGCTGTCGCTCTCCGCTATATCGGGAAGGATATCGAATATCTCCAATATCTTCTTGTTCTTGCTAATAATGTCCTCAAAGGTGTACTGGGCCTTTACCTCCTTTTTCAGCTCCTCGATGTAGGACAGGTCGCGAAAGGTCTCCACCCCGCCCATTACCTCCCCGTCCTTGTCCCTCAAGACGGCCGTGCTTATCGAGACCGGCACCTTCTGTCCCACGCCGTTTATGATGTCTATCTTCTGGTTGATGATCTCGATTCCGGTCGAGATGGACCTCCTCAGGGCGCAGTTCTGGGTGCAGATGCTGGCGTGAAAGATATCGCTGCAGCTCCTGCCGATCGCCTCCTTTCGGGAGATGCCGGTTATCCTCTCGGCGGCGGTGTTAAACGACGTTATCTTCCAATCCCTGTCAACGGTGAAGACGCCGTCTGCTATGCTTCCGAGAATGGTATCGACAAATCTGTCCCTGTTTCCGTTATCCGTTTTAGCCATGGTTTCATTATAGCAAAACAGTTTCAATTATGCAACTATTTTATATAACGCATCAAAAGCCGTCCGATTACAGATAAGGGTGTCTTTTGATCTCTTAAACGGAAGCGAGGATGGATAAGGTCGATTCCCTTGGAGTTGCGCCGAACGTGCGGATTGTCCGATTGTTCAATTGTTCGATTGCTATTAGAGGGCGGGCCTAAATATCGAGGGCCTTTACTTTGACTTTATCCCCTCCTTTTGACGATCTTCTTGCCGAACGCGGAGAGGATAAACTCCACGGCGACCTGGGCCGTTGAGTTGTCTGCGTCCCGTTCCGGATTGATGCCCACCACCCCCAGTGCCACCATGAGGCCGGACTGGGCAACGAGCTCCATGGCGAGGTGGGTCTCTCGATATGTTATCCCCCCCCGAATGGGGGTGTCAACGCCCGACGCCACTTGGGAGTCGACGACGTCCATCCCCAGGCTGACGTAGATCCCCCCCGTCCCGCTTCCGGCGGCCCTGAGTCCCTGATAGATCGTCTCCTTCATGCCGAGGTTGTCTATGTCCTCCATCGTGAATATCCTGATCCCCGATTCGGAGATGAGATCGGCCTCCTCCTGGTCGATGTCGCGAAGCCCTATAATGGCTACGTTTTCGGGGGAGAGCTTCGGCGATATCCCCCCCATCTTGAAGAGACGCTCGTTCCCCCCCTCCCCGTGAAAGCCGAGAGCATGGGCCAAGACCGAGCTGGTGATCCTCTCCCCCATTTCGTCTCCTCCGCCGCTTCCCCGATCATCTTTCCCCGAAATCTTAAAGTCGCCGTGGGCATCGAGCCACATGAGGCCGAAGGGGCCAATGATTCTCGCGAGTCCCAGAAAGACGCCGAAGCTCGCCGTGTCGTCCCCCCCGAGGATCAGGGGGACAAGCTTGCCTTTTATCGCCTCTTCCACGAAAGTAGCCGTCTCCTCAGAAATCCTCACGATCTCGCTCACGTTTTCATCGTAGTCGCCTCCGGATATGGCCTCGTCAAGCCGGACATCACCCCGATCATCCACGGTCAGGGCCAAGGATTTGAGCCTCTCCACAAGCCCCGCGTCCCTGACGGCCCTGGGGGCGTGTCTCACGCCTGGGGATAGAGACCCCACCCAGCTCGGAACCCCGATGACGGCAACTCCCTTTAGATTGTCCAAATCCCCCTCCTTGGACACCATTTGTTTCTCCACATAAGAAGAGGTCATCGCGGCGAGGAGCGAGGCGTAGTTCATCAGAAATCCGAGCCTCATGCCAAGCTCGATCTCGCCCTTGGCCGTGGTAACGTCGACGATGAGGTGGTCGCTGGAGGCCCCGATGATCTTAAGCCTGTCGTCCACGGGGAAAAGCCCCTCTATCTCCACGTCCTCCCGCCCCACGTTCAAGATCGCTCTTGCCATCTCCCGCTTTGCTCCCTTGAAGGAAGATGAGGTGAAGTCAAAGGCGGGCTTATGCCCGAAGGCGTCCTGGCTTATCTCCCCAATCGGGACCCCGGGCTTATCCTTGAGCTCGATTACCTCCGCCTTAAGCATAAAGGCGTCCTGGGCAGTCCCGGGCCAGGGCCTCCTCTCTATCGTCTCTCGGCCTAAAAGGATCGCCTCTCCTATCCTCATGTTATTGACCCTCTTCGGCATCCCCCCTTCGCTGATGAGGGTGAGGGCGCTGGAGTTTCCCCCCGATATATATTTCAGCTCTATTCCGAACCTCCTCTCTATCTCGTCGGCGTAATCGACCAGAAGCCCCATGTTTTCCCTTGTGGGGATCACGCCGCCGTAGCAGCTGAGGTTGGTGCCCAAACCGACTATTCTGACCCCCTGAAAAAGCGCCACCTCCTTCACGGTGGGTATCAGGTCGTCCGGCCAGATTCCCTCCCTCAGGTCGCCGAGATCGACCATCAGGATTATGTCGTGGACTATTCCCCTCCTTATTCCCGCCTCGGAGAGCGCCCGGATCACCGACAGCTCCGAGTTGAGGCTGATGTCGACCGAGACCACGACCTCGTCCGCCTCGGAGAGGGATGGGATGCGAAGGAGCATGATCGGGGCGTTTATGCCGTTGACCTTGAGGCGGCGGACGTTTTCCATCCTCGATTCGCCGATCCCCACGACCCCTCCCTTTATCATCGCCCTTGCCGCCTGGGGCATCCCGCAGGTCACCTTGGTGACGCCGAAAACCTCGATGCCGAATCTCCCG comes from Candidatus Zymogenus saltonus and encodes:
- a CDS encoding NifB/NifX family molybdenum-iron cluster-binding protein; the encoded protein is MKKIVMASEDNLGLDGRLSAHFGRCPYYVVADFNDAVELSAGDVEVVENPHFNNHQPGIMPEFIQSLGADVMIAGGMGPRAIELFNGMGIEVVTGYAGKIEDILKAYLAGRVKGTVPCAHDHDDGCGE
- a CDS encoding Mrp/NBP35 family ATP-binding protein produces the protein MSNKECDKDSTCSTCNASESCTEKDKERHAEDLLKMRLGRIGKKIMVMSGKGGVGKSTVAANLAVFLAMEGFEVGLLDADIHGPNIPKMLGLEDERLRGSEEGIIPVRVMEGLSVISVGYLLEDRDTPVIWRGAMKHGVIKQFLGEVNWGDLDFLIVDLPPGTGDEPLSVAQLIGSSEGSIVVTTPQDVALLDSRKSVNFSKRLNVPVLGIVENMSGFKCPHCGKEINLFKVGGGEKAAKEMGVPFLGRIPVDTEIMESGDSGRPFVRYLRDSETFSAFSDIMDSLMKRLDVGKVRKKAKT
- a CDS encoding DUF5320 domain-containing protein, giving the protein MPRGDRTGPQGMGPMTGRGMGFCAGYDAPGYANPGAGGFGMGRGMGFGGGRGRGMGRGMAWGRGGGGRWYAPPVYGYGTGYGTGYGTPYSQNPEQERAFIEGQLKGIRMEMETMEKRLSELSAEEKK
- a CDS encoding sigma 54-interacting transcriptional regulator produces the protein MAKTDNGNRDRFVDTILGSIADGVFTVDRDWKITSFNTAAERITGISRKEAIGRSCSDIFHASICTQNCALRRSISTGIEIINQKIDIINGVGQKVPVSISTAVLRDKDGEVMGGVETFRDLSYIEELKKEVKAQYTFEDIISKNKKILEIFDILPDIAESDSTVLIEGKSGTGKELFARAIHNLSHRKSGPFVAVNSSALPENLLESELFGYVKGAFTNAVKDKPGRFAMAKGGTLLLDEIGDLPKTLQVKLLRVLQEREYEPLGSVKSVNADVRIIASTNRNLTEEVQSGNFREDLYYRLNIVRIALPELKERREDIPLLVEQFIDKMSIRMGKDIKEISDDVLDFLMRYDFPGNVRELENIIEHTVILCRDGVITRENLPGELAGKAVVADGGSSSLKEGLKNKERQMIAECLSRYDGSRVKTARALKMTKVTLWRKMKEYGLI
- a CDS encoding arginase family protein — encoded protein: MTNPSVTVDLEKIEENARAVTDLCGRFGIEVFGVTKVTCGMPQAARAMIKGGVVGIGESRMENVRRLKVNGINAPIMLLRIPSLSEADEVVVSVDISLNSELSVIRALSEAGIRRGIVHDIILMVDLGDLREGIWPDDLIPTVKEVALFQGVRIVGLGTNLSCYGGVIPTRENMGLLVDYADEIERRFGIELKYISGGNSSALTLISEGGMPKRVNNMRIGEAILLGRETIERRPWPGTAQDAFMLKAEVIELKDKPGVPIGEISQDAFGHKPAFDFTSSSFKGAKREMARAILNVGREDVEIEGLFPVDDRLKIIGASSDHLIVDVTTAKGEIELGMRLGFLMNYASLLAAMTSSYVEKQMVSKEGDLDNLKGVAVIGVPSWVGSLSPGVRHAPRAVRDAGLVERLKSLALTVDDRGDVRLDEAISGGDYDENVSEIVRISEETATFVEEAIKGKLVPLILGGDDTASFGVFLGLARIIGPFGLMWLDAHGDFKISGKDDRGSGGGDEMGERITSSVLAHALGFHGEGGNERLFKMGGISPKLSPENVAIIGLRDIDQEEADLISESGIRIFTMEDIDNLGMKETIYQGLRAAGSGTGGIYVSLGMDVVDSQVASGVDTPIRGGITYRETHLAMELVAQSGLMVALGVVGINPERDADNSTAQVAVEFILSAFGKKIVKRRG